In one window of Deinococcus hopiensis KR-140 DNA:
- a CDS encoding response regulator, whose protein sequence is MALPQHFLLVDDNVGDQLLAEEAFHHLCPDCTLTCVSSGEVALELLRSRAVQPEVILLDVNMPGLSGFDVLQALKADPELAVLPVIMLSTSKAKGDVEAAYTLHASSYIVKAHDFDAFLKQIDTFLAYWRSAQLTRQ, encoded by the coding sequence ATGGCACTGCCGCAGCACTTTCTGCTTGTTGACGACAACGTGGGGGATCAACTGCTGGCCGAGGAAGCCTTTCATCACCTCTGTCCAGACTGTACGCTCACGTGCGTCAGCAGTGGTGAAGTGGCTCTGGAGCTGCTGCGCTCCCGGGCAGTGCAGCCTGAAGTCATTTTGCTGGACGTCAACATGCCAGGCCTGTCGGGGTTCGACGTCTTGCAGGCGCTGAAGGCTGACCCTGAGCTCGCTGTTTTGCCGGTGATTATGCTGTCCACCTCCAAGGCCAAGGGGGATGTGGAGGCGGCCTATACGCTGCATGCCAGCTCCTACATCGTCAAGGCCCACGACTTCGACGCCTTCTTGAAACAAATCGACACCTTTTTGGCCTACTGGCGCAGCGCGCAACTGACCCGGCAGTAG